The Lycium barbarum isolate Lr01 chromosome 12, ASM1917538v2, whole genome shotgun sequence genome includes a region encoding these proteins:
- the LOC132621432 gene encoding probable disease resistance protein At5g66900, translating to MSDLVGGAALGPVFDILYKAVLDVGINIATFRSKFLCLKQTLMEIEPVFADIERLSKALDGRDEEVEMFRKRLMKGEELVRKCSKTKCYDALKKWKYSKDLTKLESSLVKFCQMHGLIQVCRDTKMILVECKKHGKKLDEVHSMMRNMSLMASGSSIGFTNSSGSSGWMSGGGSSFGSSNGNGFSGWADVPQIPHSVVGFEVPLQELKLKLLDEKDQVVVLSAPAGCGKTTLAAMVCQEEDIKDKYRSIFFVTVTKTPNIKRIVGEIFEKKDYKVPEFSTEQDAISQLNNLLRRSASQPVLLVLDDVWFESDFDIENFVFQIPGFKILVTSRFVFPKFYTYKLNLLSEKDAKALFCTSAFKDSIPNVRLDLVHKVVRSCGGFPLALRVVGRSLCGQPEVIWFNRVMMQSKRQILFPTENDLLRSLQASIDALDEKVLYSSRETTTLRDCYLDLGSFPEDQRIHPAALLDMWVERYNLDEDGMNAMAIFFELSSQNLVNLALARKDAPAVVGLHNLHYIQQHDMLRELVIHQCDEKPVEERMRIYINIKGNDFPTWWFEQRHQLLQVEVLSIITDKDFSSEWYDVQCPKVEVLVLNFETSTYNLPPFVVQMSELKTLIMTNNGFFPAKLNNFQLCSLLNLKRINLERISVTSIFTSNLQLPNLRKISLIMCEIGEAFENSAANMPYMWPKLVEMNIEYCNDLVEVPAEICDLVDLKRLSICYCPELVALPEELGRLTNLEVLRLHSCTKLAELPKSIVKLSRLGFLDVYDCVDMDCLPMEMDQLCSLRTVCMGSRLGFTELPNSVLKLVQLEDVVCDEETASLWEYFKEYLRNLRITVIKEDINLNLLHKSLFI from the exons ATGTCCGATCTCGTAGGAGGTGCTGCTTTGGGTCCAGTCTTTGACATACTATACAAAGCAGTTCTTGATGTTGGTATAAACATCGCCACTTTCCGCTCCAAATTCCTCTGCTTAAAGCAGACATTAATGGAAATCGAACCAGTTTTCGCTGATATTGAGAGGCTAAGCAAAGCTCTAGATGGCCGAGACGAAGAAGTAGAGATGTTTAGGAAGCGCCTGATGAAAGGTGAAGAGCTAGTTCGCAAGTGTTCCAAGACTAAATGCTACGACGCGTTGAAGAAGTGGAAGTACTCCAAGGATCTCACCAAGTTGGAAAGTTCACTGGTTAAGTTCTGCCAGATGCACGGGTTGATTCAGGTGTGTAGAGATACTAAAATGATTCTGGTTGAGTGTAAAAAACATGGTAAGAAATTGGACGAGGTTCACTCGATGATGAGAAATATGTCGTTGATGGCATCGGGTAGTAGTATTGGGTTTACAAATTCTAGTGGGTCTTCAGGGTGGATGAGTGGTGGTGGTTCTAGTTTTGGCAGCTCAAATGGAAATGGGTTTTCAGGATGGGCTGATGTGCCCCAAATTCCTCATTCTGTGGTTGGATTTGAAGTGCCACTTCAAGAATTGAAATTGAAACTGCTTGATGAGAAAGATCAGGTGGTTGTTCTTTCTGCTCCTGCTGGATGTGGAAAGACTACTTTGGCAGCTATGGTTTGTCAAGAGGAAGATATCAAAG ACAAATACAGGAGCATCTTTTTTGTCACTGTTACCAAAACACCAAATATCAAACGCATTGTTGGGGAAATTTTCGAGAAGAAAGACTACAAGGTGCCAGAGTTTTCTACTGAGCAAGATGCAATCTCCCAACTCAATAACCTCCTTAGACGAAGTGCATCTCAACCTGTATTGCTGGTGCTTGATGATGTTTGGTTTGAATCAGATTTCGACATCGAGAATTTTGTATTTCAGATACCTGGATTTAAGATTCTGGTCACTTCGAGATTTGTGTTCCCAAAATTTTATACATATAAATTAAATCTTTTGAGTGAAAAGGATGCCAAGGCTCTCTTCTGCACTTCAGCTTTTAAAGATAGCATCCCTAATGTGCGGCTTGATCTTGTTCATAAG GTTGTGAGAAGTTGCGGCGGTTTTCCACTGGCTCTAAGAGTTGTAGGACGTTCATTGTGTGGCCAGCCTGAGGTGATATGGTTTAACAGAGTAATGATGCAGTCTAAAAGACAAATTCTCTTCCCTACTGAGAATGATCTGCTTCGTTCTTTGCAAGCCAGCATCGATGCCTTGGATGAAAAAGTTCTTTACAGCAGCAGAGAAACAACTACATTAAGAGACTGCTACCTGGATTTAGGATCATTTCCTGAAGATCAAAGAATTCATCCTGCTGCTCTTTTGGATATGTGGGTGGAACGATACAATCTAGATGAAGATGGCATGAATGCAATGGCCATCTTCTTTGAACTGTCTTCACAAAACCTGGTTAATCTCGCCCTTGCAAG AAAGGATGCACCAGCAGTTGTTGGCTTACATAATTTACATTACATACAGCAGCATGATATGCTGAGAGAACTGGTCATCCACCAGTGTGATGAGAAGCCGGTAGAAGAGAGAATGAGAATATATATCAACATCAAGGGGAATGACTTTCCTACGTGGTGGTTTGAACAAAGACATCAGCTGCTTCAAGTGGAGGTTTTGTCTATAATCACAG ATAAAGATTTCTCCTCTGAGTGGTATGACGTGCAATGTCCTAAAGTTGAAGTCCTTGTATTGAACTTTGAAACAAGTACCTATAACTTACCCCCTTTTGTAGTACAAATGAGCGAATTGAAGACTCTGATTATGACAAATAATGGTTTCTTCCCAGCCAAATTGAATAACTTTCAGCTTTGTTCTCTGCTCAATCTTAAGAGAATCAACCTGGAACGCATTTCTGTTACATCGATTTTCACATCCAATTTGCAGCTACCAAATTTGCGCAAAATCTCCCTGATCATGTGTGAAATCGGGGAGGCATTTGAAAACTCTGCTGCCAACATGCCTTACATGTGGCCAAAACTCGTGGAGATGAATATCGAGTACTGCAACGACTTAGTAGAAGTACCAGCTGAAATATGTGATCTTGTTGATCTTAAAAGGCTCAGCATCTGTTATTGTCCCGAACTGGTTGCCCTTCCCGAAGAGCTTGGGAGGTTGACAAATTTGGAAGTACTAAGGCTTCATTCTTGCACAAAATTGGCTGAGTTGCCAAAATCAATTGTAAAACTTAGTAGATTGGGATTTCTTGATGTATATGATTGTGTAGATATGGACTGCTTGCCAATGGAAATGGATCAACTCTGTTCTTTACGGACCGTCTGCATGGGAAGTCGCCTGGGGTTTACTGAGCTTCCCAATTCTGTGCTGAAACTAGTGCAGTTGGAAGATGTTGTATGTGATGAAGAAACAGCCTCTTTATGGGAATATTTTAAGGAATATCTGAGGAATCTGAGAATCACTGTGATAAAGGAAGATATCAATTTGAATTTGCTGCATAAATCATTATTTATCTGA
- the LOC132623036 gene encoding protein DA1-related 1-like produces the protein MAPSLVAGAALGQVFDMLCKSILEVGKNIATFRPKLDSLNQTLMYIKPVFADIERLSKALEGRDEVIDMFKKLLMEGHELVRKCSKTKSYDACRKLYYSRKLTELEDSLVKFFQTHCLIQVWRDTKDILVKVNEHESEPNLEKDEALAKESLSPSDPYGCRVCAGCKAEIGGTHSYCMGAVWHPECFRCQACNQPISDSDQLTMSDNRPYHKSCYKVQHHPKCDVCKNFIPTNSAGVIESRAHPFWLQKYCPSHENDGTPHCCSCERMEPVDARYQILNDGRKLCLECLDSAIMDTHECQHLYLEIQEFYEGLNVKVEQQIPLLLGDMLTLIEAMEREKNGHHHMPETRGLCLSEEQTISTISRRPRIGGYQILDMFTEPYRLIRRCEVTAILILYGLPRLLTGSILAHEMMHAWLRLKGYPSLSPEVEEGICQVLAHMWLDSEIIAGSSSSSTSASSSASSSSSSSPSTSSKKGKRSDFEKKLSDFFKHQIESDTSAAYGDGFREGNKAVLKYGLKTTLDHMRLTGTFPC, from the exons ATGGCCCCGAGTCTCGTGGCAGGAGCTGCTTTGGGTCAAGTTTTTGACATGCTATGCAAATCCATTCTTGAAGTTGGCAAAAATATCGCCACTTTCCGTCCCAAATTGGACAGCTTGAACCAGACATTAATGTACATCAAACCAGTATTCGCTGACATTGAGAGGCTAAGCAAAGCATTAGAAGGCCGAGACGAAGTAATAGATATGTTCAAGAAACTGTTAATGGAAGGTCATGAACTAGTTCGCAAGTGTTCCAAGACTAAATCCTACGACGCATGCAGAAAATTGTATTACTCCAGGAAACTGACCGAGTTGGAAGATTCACTGGTGAAGTTCTTCCAGACACACTGTTTAATACAGGTGTGGAGGGATACTAAAGACATTCTGGTCAAGGTAAATGAACATG AGAGTGaacccaacttggagaaagacgAGGCGCTCGCCAAGGAAAGTCTCTCTCCATCAGATCCGTATGGGTGTAG GGTCTGTGCCGGTTGCAAAGCTGAAATTGGTGGAACACATTCATATTGCATGGGAGCTGTTTGGCATCCAGAATGTTTCCGTTGCCAAGCTTGCAATCAACCAATTTCTGACTCTGATCAG tTAACAATGTCAGATAACCGCCCATACCATAAATCATGCTACAAAGTACAGCATCACCCGAAGTGTGATGTTTGCAAGAACTTT ATTCCAACAAATTCGGCTGGTGTAATTGAATCTAGGGCTCATCCTTTCTGGCTTCAGAAGTATTGCCCATCACATGAAAATGATGGGACACCTCATTGTTGCAGTTGTGAGAGAATGGAG CCCGTAGATGCCAGATATCAGATACTTAATGATGGTCGGAAGCTGTGTCTAGAGTGCTTGGACTCTGCGATAATGGACACTCATGAATGTCAACACCTTTATCTTGAGATACAAGAATTTTACGAAGGTTTAAATGTGAAAGTAGAGCAGCAAATTCCCTTGCTTCTAGGTGATATGCTGACATTAATTGAAGCAATGGAAAGAGAAAAAAAT GGTCATCATCACATGCCTGAGACTCGAGGACTCTGCCTGTCTGAAGAACAGACCATTAGCACT ATTTCAAGGCGGCCAAGGATTGGTGGTTATCAGATTTTGGATATGTTTACAGAACCTTACAGGTTAATTCGACGATGTGAAGTGACAGCTATTCTAATCTTGTATGGTCTTCCTAG GTTGTTGACTGGTTCAATTTTGGCTCATGAAATGATGCATGCATGGCTGAGGCTTAAAG GTTATCCAAGTTTAAGTCCAGAAGTTGAAGAAGGCATATGCCAAGTATTAGCTCACATGTGGTTGGACTCTGAAATTATAGCTGGTTCTAGTAGTAGTTCAACTTCTGCATCTTCCTCTGCATCCTCATCGTCCTCTTCATCACCATCTACTTCATCAAAGAAAGGGAAACGATCAGACTTTGAGAAGAAACTGAGTGATTTTTTCAAGCACCAGATTGAATCAGATACCTCAGCAGCTTATGGGGATGGATTTAGAGAAGGTAATAAGGCAGTGCTCAAGTATGGTCTCAAGACGACACTTGATCATATGCGGCTTACAGGAACCTTCCCGTGTTAA